CGCCGGAGTACCTGATCCCGGTCCCGGCCGAGCGCTGGGAAGTCGGGTTCCTCGTCGAACCGATCAGTATCACCGAGAAGGCGCTGGAACACGCCTACGCCTCGCGGTCGGCCTTCGAGTGGGCGCCCGAGTCGGCGCTCGTGCTGGGCAACCGGTCGCTGGGGCTGCTCACGCTCGCGATGCTGGAGTACGGCGTCGACAGCGACCGCTCCTTCGCCGCCCACGACTTCGAGCGAACCTACTGTCTGGGTCGCCGCCAGCGGCCCGACCCGACCGTCGACATCATCGAGGAGATCGGCGCGACGTACGTCGACTCGACGGAGACGCCGCTGGAGACGGTCCCCGACGAGTTCGAGCCGATGGACTTCGTCTACGAGGCGACGGGCTACGCGCCCCACGCCTTCGAGACGGTGGAAGCCCTGGCGCCCAACGGCGTCGGGGCGCTGCTTGGCATCCCGGACTCCTGGGAGTTCGAGGTCGACGGCGGGCGGATCCACAACGAACTCGTCCTGCACAACAAGGCGCTCGTGGGGACGGTCAACTCCCACGTCGAACACTTCGAGGGGGCGGTCGATACGCTGGCAGAACTGCCCGAGTGGCTGCTCTCCGACCTCGTGACGACCGTCGCGACCCCCGAGGACGTGGAACCGGCCTTCGAGTACGGCGACGACCAGATCAAGGCGGTCGTCGAGTTCGACCGTCTGTAGCGAGCGCGTCGGCGCGGGCGACCGGCGGTGGCGCCGGCGGGGTCGCGCGTGGACTGCGCGAAGGGACAGACTGATTTACTCGGTGGCGAAAGAGGGAACCGACATGGCTGGTGACGACCTCCTCGCCTCGCTCGAAGCGGTCTCCGAGCGGTTCGACTTCGGGGAGTACGAGGCCAAGGCGTACCTCACGATCCTCGAACACGGACAGGTCACGGCGTCGGAGATCGCCGACTACACCGATATCCCCCAGCCGCGTGTCTACGACACGGTCCGGAGCCTGAGCGACATCGGTCTCGTCGAGCTCCAGGAGTCGCGACCCATGAAGGTGCTGGCGCTCGACCCCGCCGAGGCGTTCGACGACCTCCAGGAGTCACTGGACACGCTCGTCGACGGGCTCGAACAGCAGTACACCCAGCCCGCTCGCGGCACGGAAGCGGTCTCGCTCGTCAAGTCTCGGCCCACGATCCTCCGATATCTCTCCGAGGTCATCGATTCGGCGCAGTACGAGCTGATGCTCTCGCTGACGCCCGAACTGCTGGAGCGCTTCGAGAGCCAGCTCCGCCACCAGTACGAGGAGGGTGTGGCCATCGAGCTTCTCATCTCGCCGGCGGCGGAGGTCGAAGCCTCCGATGAGCACGAGTACGACGACCTCGCCAGCACGGTCAAGGAGCGCCGCGGCGTCACGACGCCGGTCGTCGCCGTCGCCGACGGCCGCTACTCGATCTACGCTACCCGCGAGAGTCTGAAGGGCGACACCGACCGCTACGGCGTCATCTTCGACCGCTCGGAGCTGGGCTTTCTCGTCTCGATGTTCATGAACACCGTCCTGTGGACCACTGCCGAGACGGTCCGGACGGACGGCGAGGAGCTGACGTTCCCCCGGCGCTACGGGACGATCCGCCGCGCTATCGCCGACATGGTCGATCTCGAGGGCGAGTTCTACGCGACCATCGAAGGCCGGGACGTGCTGACCGGCGAGGAACTGGTCGTCGCGGGGAAAGTCGCGGACGCGAGTATCACCCCGAGCCTCGAAGAGGCGTCGCTCGTCGTCGAGACCGACGAGGGCCGAGTCACCGTCGGCGGGCAGGTCGCCGCGCTCGAGGACATCGAATCCTTCGAGATCCGGGTCGGCCGCGACTCGCCGCCGGAACCCGCCGACTGACGGGCGAGTCGTCGAACGGTTATCGAGTCAACGGAACCCTGTCACGACAGCGGATCGCTCACGAGCGGACGTTTCTCCACGGGAGGGCCGAAAGAACGTGGGCCGGGGCGAGACGGACGACGCCAGTGAGCCGCTCTCCCCATTCGAATCCGAGAGGCCAGCAGGGACCCTACATCCCCCATCGGACCGCATTGTGTCCTCACTCCCCCAACGGTATAAATCTTGAACTTTTCACTCGAAAATAGTTCTATCTATCGAATATCGTTCCGTAAGACCGAAGTAATTCCGAATAGTATGGAATTCGATATGGAACCGAGTGACGGACACGTTCGACGGGTTCGGGGGGGAGCGAGGTGAGTTCTGAGTCCATCGTCGGTTACGTGCTCGGGTCGTCGGTCCGGACGGACGTGTTGCTCGCGGTCGTCGTCGAGCGGCGGTCGATGGCTGCGCTCATCGACGCGGTCGAGGCGAGCGAGTCCGCCGTCTACAACGCAGTCGGCGACCTCGAACGCAAGGGGCTGGTGCGCTCGCTGGAGACGGACTGGGCGGCGACGGGGAGCGGACAGCTGGTCGCGGACCTGATCGAACAGCAAGGGAACCTCTGTCGGCTGCTCGCCGACGACTACTGGCGGAGCCACGACGTGTCCGCGCTCCCCCGTCGGTTCCGGCTCAGGCTGACCGAACTAGCCGGCGCCGAGGTGGTCCGCGCTTCGGACACCGACCCCCACGCGGTCGTCAGGGAGGTCCGCGACCGTGTCGACCGGGCGGGCACGAACGTCGACATCGTGACACCGATCTACCAGGCCGAGTACGAGGCCGTCATGCCCGACTCGGCCGACGCGCGACTGCTAGTCGACGAGAGCGTCGCCCTCGACGCTCTCGAGCGCGTCGACTCGCCCGACGAGGCCGACCAGTGGACCGAGACCACCGTCCGTGTGCTCGACGCCGACGTGGGCATCGCCGTCACCGACGAGGAGGTCATGCTCTCGCTGCCCACCATCGACGGCCAGTGGGACTCCCGTACCGAGGTAGTGGCCGCGGACGACCGCGCGATGGAGTGGGGCCGGGACCTGTTCGAACACTACTGGGACCGTGCGACACCGAACGACGAGTTCGTCGCCGAGTACGTCGCCGACCCACCGTAGCGATCTGTTTTTGGCGAACCTAAAAATTCAAGAGGGTCGAGTCGAGAGTGGTGAGCAATGAGTCAGCTACAGCGTGACGATGGCGTGGACGCGGGCGAAACGGACACCGACGACGGTACCGGACGAGCGACGGTCGATAGCGACGCGGCGGCCCAGTCGGGGACGGAGCCCTCGACGGGGACGGACGGTGAGTTCACGTTCGACGACGTGACGGTCGTGATGGGCACGTACAACGAGGAGGCGGCGATCGGGGCGGTCCTCGACGACGTCGACCGGGTGACCGACGGCCGGGCGAACGTGGTCTGCGTCGACGGCTCGGACGACCGGACGCCGGAGATCGCCCGCGAGCACGGGGCCCGCGTCATCGAACAGGAGCCCCAGGGCTACGGCGTGGCCGTCCGCGCGGCAGTGCTCGCGGCCGACCGGCCCGTCGTGGTCACGACCGACTGCGACGACACCTACCCGATGGAGGCCCTACCGGAGTTCCTCGACCTCGTCAACGACGGCGCCGACGTGGTCAGCGGCGACCGCATCACACCCGGTGCCGACGCGATGCCGGCGTTCAACCGCCAGGGCAACCGCGCGTTCGCCCTCCTCGCCAGCGGCCTGATGGGCGAGCGCGTCTACGACACGACGACCGGCATGCGCGCCTACCGCCGCGAGGTCGTCCAGGAGATCACCTGGACCGAGAACACCGGCCTCTCGGCAGAACTGCTCGTGCGGCCGCTGATGCGGGGTTACGACGTTCGCGAAGTGCCGATCGAGTACGACGAGCGCAAAGGCGAGACGAAGCTCGACCCGCTCGCCGGCGGCGCCGCAATCGCCAAGTCCATCGTGAAAGTCTGTCTCGAAGAGCGACGCCGGTAGGTGAACCCACCGGTTCGTCGTCTCACTGCGGTCCGCGCCGGTAGCTCTCCGTGCCGCCGGGGTGGCCCTGCGGGTTCTCGATACCGACCAGCTCCCCGCCCGTCGGCGACGCGTACAGCGCGAACAGCAACTCGTTGACCACGTAGTAGCGGACGCGCTCGGCGTCACTCCCTTCGGGGTCGGGGTCCGCCTCCCGCGCGCCGATCCGGTCCAGCGCTTCCTCCCGACGGTCGGGTTCGAGCGCCGGGAACTCG
This DNA window, taken from Halosimplex litoreum, encodes the following:
- the trmB gene encoding HTH-type sugar sensing transcriptional regulator TrmB, which produces MAGDDLLASLEAVSERFDFGEYEAKAYLTILEHGQVTASEIADYTDIPQPRVYDTVRSLSDIGLVELQESRPMKVLALDPAEAFDDLQESLDTLVDGLEQQYTQPARGTEAVSLVKSRPTILRYLSEVIDSAQYELMLSLTPELLERFESQLRHQYEEGVAIELLISPAAEVEASDEHEYDDLASTVKERRGVTTPVVAVADGRYSIYATRESLKGDTDRYGVIFDRSELGFLVSMFMNTVLWTTAETVRTDGEELTFPRRYGTIRRAIADMVDLEGEFYATIEGRDVLTGEELVVAGKVADASITPSLEEASLVVETDEGRVTVGGQVAALEDIESFEIRVGRDSPPEPAD
- a CDS encoding dolichyl-phosphate hexose transferase; the protein is MGTYNEEAAIGAVLDDVDRVTDGRANVVCVDGSDDRTPEIAREHGARVIEQEPQGYGVAVRAAVLAADRPVVVTTDCDDTYPMEALPEFLDLVNDGADVVSGDRITPGADAMPAFNRQGNRAFALLASGLMGERVYDTTTGMRAYRREVVQEITWTENTGLSAELLVRPLMRGYDVREVPIEYDERKGETKLDPLAGGAAIAKSIVKVCLEERRR
- a CDS encoding helix-turn-helix transcriptional regulator, giving the protein MSSESIVGYVLGSSVRTDVLLAVVVERRSMAALIDAVEASESAVYNAVGDLERKGLVRSLETDWAATGSGQLVADLIEQQGNLCRLLADDYWRSHDVSALPRRFRLRLTELAGAEVVRASDTDPHAVVREVRDRVDRAGTNVDIVTPIYQAEYEAVMPDSADARLLVDESVALDALERVDSPDEADQWTETTVRVLDADVGIAVTDEEVMLSLPTIDGQWDSRTEVVAADDRAMEWGRDLFEHYWDRATPNDEFVAEYVADPP
- a CDS encoding glucose 1-dehydrogenase; the protein is MKAIAVQRGSEGPTVIEKPRPEPDEGEALLRTLRVGVDGTDHEVIGGSHGGFPEGEDHMVLGHEAVAVVEDANGTDLAEGDVVVPTVRRPPAEGTNDYFERGEPDMAPDGEYVERGIVGEHGYMAEYVTSAPEYLIPVPAERWEVGFLVEPISITEKALEHAYASRSAFEWAPESALVLGNRSLGLLTLAMLEYGVDSDRSFAAHDFERTYCLGRRQRPDPTVDIIEEIGATYVDSTETPLETVPDEFEPMDFVYEATGYAPHAFETVEALAPNGVGALLGIPDSWEFEVDGGRIHNELVLHNKALVGTVNSHVEHFEGAVDTLAELPEWLLSDLVTTVATPEDVEPAFEYGDDQIKAVVEFDRL